From a region of the Chrysemys picta bellii isolate R12L10 chromosome 7, ASM1138683v2, whole genome shotgun sequence genome:
- the BARX1 gene encoding homeobox protein BarH-like 1, producing MQHPLDLGAAHYFPAEVFPDHRSHRYRSFMIEEILTDHPDSKVSAPAGELLKFGVQALLSARPYHNHLAVLKAEQAAVFKFPLAPLGCSGLGSALLAAGSGLQGGSGSPHLPLELHLRGKLEPGPPEQGSKAKKGRRSRTVFTELQLMGLEKRFEKQKYLSTPDRIDLAESLGLSQLQVKTWYQNRRMKWKKIVLQGGGLESPTKPKGRPKKNSIPSSEQLTEQERAKEAEKQAESLNSPCEVNQEE from the exons ATGCAGCATCCCCTGGACCTGGGAGCCGCGCATTATTTCCCCGCGGAAGTCTTCCCTGACCACCGCTCGCATCGCTACCGGAGTTTTATGATCGAGGAAATCCTGACGGATCACCCCGACTCCAAGGTCTCGGCGCCGGCAGGAGAGCTCCTCAAGTTCGGGGTGCAGGCGCTGCTCTCAGCCCGACCCTACCACAACCACCTAG CGGTGCTGAAGGCTGAGCAGGCGGCGGTGTTCAAATTTCCCCTGGCCCCCTTGGGCTGCTCCGGCCTGGGTTCGGCCCTGCTGGCTGCAGGTTCGGGGCTTCAGGGCGGCTCGGGATCCCCTCACCTCCCGCTGGAGCTGCACCTCCGGGGGAAGCTGGAGCCGGGACCCCCGGAGCAGGGCAGTAAAGCCAAGAAAGGGCGCCGGAGCCGCACAGTGTTCACCGAGCTGCAGCTGATGGGGCTGGAGAAGCGCTTCGAGAAACAGAAATACCTCTCCACGCCGGACAG AATAGACCTGGCAGAGTCCCTGGGTCTCAGTCAACTTCAGGTGAAAACGTGGTACCAAAATAGGCGAATGAAATGGAAGAAAATA GTATTACAAGGTGGGGGCCTTGAATCTCCCACCAAACCTAAAGGCCGTCCAAAGAAAAACTCCATCCCAAGCAGCGAGCAACTTACAGAGCAGGAGCGAGCCAAAGAAGCAGAGAAACAAGCGGAAAGCCTAAACTCGCCCTGTGAAGTCAACCAGgaggaataa